The Bacillus mesophilus genome contains a region encoding:
- the rplP gene encoding 50S ribosomal protein L16 — translation MLLPKRVKYRREHRGKMRGRAKGGTEVHFGEYGLQALEASWITNRQIEAARIAMTRYMKRGGKVWIKIFPSKPYTAKPLEVRMGSGKGAPEGWVAVVKPGKIMFEIAGVSEEVAREALRLAAHKLPVKTKFVKREEIGGESNEG, via the coding sequence ATGTTATTACCTAAACGTGTTAAATACCGTAGAGAACACCGTGGAAAAATGCGCGGACGTGCAAAAGGTGGTACGGAAGTACACTTTGGTGAATATGGATTACAAGCACTAGAAGCATCTTGGATTACAAACCGTCAAATCGAAGCAGCGCGTATCGCGATGACTCGTTATATGAAGCGTGGTGGTAAGGTTTGGATTAAAATCTTCCCTTCTAAGCCTTATACAGCGAAGCCGTTAGAAGTACGTATGGGATCCGGTAAAGGGGCTCCAGAAGGATGGGTAGCGGTAGTAAAGCCAGGCAAGATTATGTTTGAAATTGCAGGTGTTTCTGAAGAAGTTGCTCGTGAAGCGTTAAGACTTGCTGCACATAAGCTGCCAGTTAAGACAAAGTTCGTAAAACGTGAAGAAATTGGTGGTGAATCTAATGAAGGCTAA
- the rpsC gene encoding 30S ribosomal protein S3, translating to MGQKVNPVGLRVGIIRDWESKWYAGKDYADLLHEDIKIREYVTKRLTDASVSKIEIERAANRVNITVHTAKPGMVIGKGGSEVEALRKALNQLTNKRVHINIMEIKRADLDAQLVAENIARQLENRVSFRRAQKQAIQRAMRAGSKGIKTMVSGRLGGADIARSESYSEGTVPLHTLRADIDYATAEADTTYGKLGVKVWIYRGEVLPTRKKEAEGGK from the coding sequence GTGGGTCAAAAGGTTAATCCGGTCGGTCTACGAGTTGGTATCATTCGTGATTGGGAATCAAAATGGTACGCTGGTAAAGACTATGCAGATCTATTACATGAAGATATTAAAATCCGTGAATACGTTACAAAACGTTTAACAGATGCATCAGTATCAAAGATTGAAATTGAACGTGCGGCAAACCGTGTAAACATTACAGTTCACACAGCTAAGCCAGGTATGGTAATTGGTAAAGGTGGTTCTGAAGTAGAAGCACTTCGTAAAGCACTTAACCAATTAACAAACAAAAGAGTTCATATCAACATTATGGAAATTAAGAGAGCGGACCTTGATGCACAATTAGTTGCAGAAAACATTGCTCGCCAACTAGAAAACCGTGTATCATTCCGTCGTGCCCAAAAGCAAGCGATTCAACGTGCTATGAGAGCAGGATCTAAAGGTATTAAAACAATGGTATCTGGTCGTCTTGGTGGTGCTGACATCGCTCGTTCTGAGTCTTACAGTGAAGGAACTGTTCCACTTCATACACTTCGCGCTGATATCGACTATGCAACAGCAGAAGCTGACACAACATATGGTAAGCTTGGCGTGAAAGTATGGATCTATCGTGGTGAAGTCCTTCCTACTAGAAAGAAAGAAGCGGAAGGAGGAAAATAA
- the rplV gene encoding 50S ribosomal protein L22: MQAKAVARTVRIAPRKVRLVVDLIRGKQVGEAIAILRHTPKAASPVVEKVLNSAMANAEHNYEMELNNLVIAQAFVDEGPTLKRFRPRAMGRASAINKRTSHITIVLSEKKEG; this comes from the coding sequence CAGTTCGTATTGCTCCTCGTAAAGTACGCTTAGTAGTAGATCTAATTCGAGGAAAGCAAGTAGGCGAAGCAATTGCAATTCTACGCCATACACCAAAAGCTGCATCTCCAGTTGTTGAGAAGGTATTAAACTCGGCAATGGCGAATGCTGAACATAATTATGAAATGGAACTAAATAACTTAGTAATTGCGCAAGCTTTTGTAGACGAAGGTCCTACATTGAAGCGTTTCCGTCCACGTGCGATGGGTCGTGCAAGTGCAATTAACAAACGTACGAGTCACATTACAATCGTACTATCAGAAAAGAAGGAGGGATAA